The genomic region ATTCCTACCATGTGATTGATGATTGTAAATTTTTGATTGATGAATGCACTCTGCGCCCAACAAATGACGCTCGTCCGACTAACCAATCTTAGATTATTAAATAAGTCATTCTATTTACTATCTTCTTTGCGAACAAAGCGAGCGTGAAGTTATGTCCATGCTCGATAAAACGAAAGTGGATTAATCCATCTGAATGAGAGAAGTAGCCTTTTTAAGAAAAAATGCGGATAAGTGGAAGAAATTCGAGCAGCTGCTGAAGAATAAATCGAATGACGATCCTGATCAACTTGCCGACTTATATATAGAACTCAGTGCCGATTTGGCTTATGCGCAAGCCAATTATCCGGGCAGTAAAACAGAGCAGTACCTAAATCAACTATCGGTAGCCGTTCATGATGAGATCTATCGATCAAAAAAAGAAGAAACGGGCCGCATTATCACCTTTTGGACACAGGAAATTCCCCGTCTTTTTGCTACCAAACAAAAGGAACTGTTGTACAGCTTCATTGTTTTCAGCCTAGCCATCGGTATTGGAATTCTTTCTTCCATAAATGATCCTTCTTTTGTGCGTTTCATCATGGGCGATGCTTACGTCAACATGACCATTAGCAACATTAATGAAGGTGATCCGCTGGCAGTGTATAAAAAAGCAGAAGAGATGGATATGTTCTTTGCTATCACCGTAAATAACGTACGTGTTTCATTTTATGCCTTTGTTAGCGGCTTGCTGACTTCCATCGGTGTGGGCGTGGTGCTGCTTAATAACGGAGTGATGGTTGGCGCATTCCTGCATTTCTTTGCCGAATACGGATTAATTGGTGAAGCCCTTCGGGTTATATTTATTCATGGCAGCTTAGAGCTCTCGGCCATCGTAATTGCCGGTGCTGCCGGATTTGTGGTAGGCAATGGATTTCTGTTTCCCGGCACATATTCCCGAAAAGATTCTTTCATCAAAGCCGGGAGAGAAGGATTAAAAATGATTGTGGGCCTAGTGCCCATCTTCATAGCTGCGGGATTTCTTGAATCCTTTGTAACGCGTTATACTAACATGCCGATTTGGTTGAGCTTATTCATAATTTTCAGTTCCTTAGCGTTTATTCTCTACTATTTTGTTTTACTACCAATGACCTTAAAAGAAAAATAATGAGCGATTTTAAACTTCAAAAATACCGGGATCTGGGTACAATACTAACCGATTCCTTTGTTTATATAAGAGTACACTATAAAAGTCTGGGAAAAGCCCTGTTGCTGTATGTTCTACCCTTTTACCTGATTTCCGGACTACTTGTGGGCAATGCCTACACCTCCTTCTTTTCGGTTATGATGGAGAATCCTGATGTTTCCGGTGAAACGCTTATCGGCGGAGATTTTATCCTGGGGTTTCTGCTGCTCGCACTGTCTTCAGGTGCCTTGCTGACTGTAGCCATGACACATGTGCAACTGGCTCAGAAACACGGGGAAGTATTAAACTCACAACTGATCGAGCATTTTGGACGTAATTTTATCACCCTGTTTGTCCTTTACATTCTCATCATCTTTGCTGTTATCTTCGGGTTCATCTTTTTTATCATTCCGGGCATTTATATAGCCATCAAATTCTTTGTGGCTCCGGCAATAGCTATTATTGAAGAAAAAAATCCCATTGAAGCTCTTCAGCGTTCCTGGGACCTTGTACAGGGCCATTGGTGGTTTACGTTTGCAACCTACCTGGTTATGAATCTTGTTACCTCCTTTATGTCTTATGTACTCATTATCCCGCTTACCATTATTTTTGGGTTTATCTCAGCTGCCGGAGCTGATTCCAATGAAATGATCGGGACCGGGATGGGTGTCTTCTATGGGCTATTGGTAGTGGTTGCATCACTTTTTTCCGTATTGATGTTGATTGCAATGTGCCTGCAATATTTCAACCTTATTGAAAGAAAAGAAGGCGTGAGCTTGCGCGCCCAAATTGAGGAATTGGGTTGAATTTAGCTGCCAATTATAAAATTATTTGTCAAACAGAGAGTATGTCAGCTGTTTAATATGAGATTATCCTGCAAAATATATCTTTCATTGAGCTTATTGCTGATTCTGGCACTGCCCATATCCTCCTTGGCACAGGATAACACTGCCCCTGAATTACCTGCAGACAGCAGTGATATCAACGTTCGGACGGTAGATACTGAAACCCTAAAAAACATAACGGATGAGCAGGTTTTTGAATACAATGAAGAATTAGCCCAGAACCCGGAATCGCTAATGAGCCGGGTTTATCAGTGGATTATTCAGGTTATTCGATACATTATGGACAATCGATGGGCTTCGGCATTACTCAGGTTTATCTTCTTTGGTATTTTCGCATTGGTACTGATTGCATTAATCAATCAAATACTGGGTGGAAATATGACCACGGCTTTTTCAAAAAAGAAGGCCAAAGAATCCGTATCACTGAATATTCAACAGTCGGAACTCAAAACAACGAATTATAACGAGCTATTAAACTCCGCCTTGTCTGAAAACCGTTTCCGGGATGCCGTTCGTATTCTATACCTAAAAGCCCTGCAAGAGCTCAATGAAACCGAATTGATCGTATGGAAACAGGACAAAACAAATCATGATTATCTCAGAGAATTAGGTACCCACCCTGTGAAATCCCCCTTTAACCGGCTCACTTATTATTATGAATATGTGGAATATGGGGATTTTCGTATTGATAAAAAGGGCTTTGAAAATATTCGGGACATTTATCGCCAATTTCAGGAACAAGCTGCTCAATCATGATCAAAAAAGAGCGCACATACTATATCATTCTTGGAGTTTTAGTCTCCGCATTTGTCCTGGTTCAAATATTAAAGCCCAAACCTTTAGACTGGACTGAGAGTTTTTCTGCCGAAGATAAAATTCCATATGGCGGGTATATCCTTCATGAACTGCTGCCTTATACCTTTCCCGGTCAGGATATTATTACCAATCAATCCCCGGTTTTTGAGTATGCGGATACTGCCAATCCCAAAAAAAACTGGATTTTCATAAACAGAACATTCAACATCGATCAATGGGAAACAGAAATCTTGCTATCTCAGGTAAAAAAAGGGGCGGATGTTTTTATAGCGGCCAGAAGTTTTGGGCAGGCATTAAGCGATAGCCTGAATCTTACTACCTCACTTAATAGTCCCTTTTTGGGGGGTGGAAATATTTTAGAAGATGATACTGTACACGTCAATTTCACAAACCCCCGTCTTAAAAGAGACACCGGATACCCTTATTACCGAAGTACCACCGAAACTTTTTTCTCAAATATTGACTCTACGCTTAAAGTCAGCACCCTTGGAATCAATGAACAGAAAAATAATAATTTTCTGCGCGTTCAATTGGGGGAAGGAAATCTTTATCTTCACTCCAATCCTACCCTGTTCACTAATTATTTTGTGCGGGATGAAACCGGTTCGGATTACGCCCTGACGGCCCTTTCCTACCTTCCAAATCAAACTACCATTTGGGATGAATATTACAAAGATGTGCGCTCTTCCGGAGGAAGCGTAGTTAAATATGTGGTTTCGGAAGAACATCTGAGCTGGGCTTGGTTCCTGGGTTTAAGCGGTGTGCTGTTGTTTATGATTTTCAGAGCCAAACGTTCTCAAAGGATTATTCCTGTTATTAAGCCTCCAAAAAATTCCAGCATTGAGTTTGCCAAAACTATTGGCAGCCTGTATCTGGAAAAAGGGGATCACAAGCTAATAGCTGACAAAAAAATCCGGTTTTTCTTTGACTATATTCGTACGAACCTGGGACTTGATACAGATAAAATTGATGGTCATTTGAAGAAAGATGTTTCCCTCAGGTCCGGGATTGAGGAAAGTGAAATCCATACCCTGTTTGATTTGATTGATATGGTATCAAGCCAGGAGAACATAAGCCGGAATGAGCTAAAATTATTAACTGAACGAATTGATCAATTCTATAACCTAAGTCAACGATGAGTACTGAAGAAAAAGATACAACGAATACGTCCTCTGAAAACGAAAACAAAGATGCGACTCCTTTTGAAAGCAGAACCGATCTTTCCGGAGTGGAAAGCCTGGTAAATAACATCCGCACAGAACTCGGAAAAATCATTGTGGGGCAGCACCGCATGGTAGATTTGCTGATTGCAGCCCTCCTCGCTGATGGACATGTCCTGATTGAAGGCGTTCCGGGAGTTGCCAAAACTTTGACCACCAAATTGCTGGCTCAAACCATAGATTCTGATTTTTCGCGTATCCAGTTCACTCCCGATTTGATGCCTGCGGATGTAATCGGCACCTCTGTCTTCAATCCAAAAACCACCGATTTTGAATTCAAGGAAGGGCCGGTTTTTTCTAATATTGTTCTCATCGATGAAATCAATCGCTCACCGGCAAAAACCCAGGCTGCATTGTTTGAAGTAATGGAAGAACGTCAAATCACCGTAGACGGAAAAACTTATTTTATGGATGCTCCCTTTATGGTTGTGGCTACTCAAAACCCCATTGAACATGAAGGCACCTACCGGCTTCCCGAAGCTCAATTAGACCGGTTCTTGTTCCGAATTGATGTACCCTATCCTTCGCTCGATGAAGAAATCGAAATTCTGGCGGGCAGTTATTCCCGCAAAAACAAGCTGGATATCAGTACGCTGGCAAAAGTGATCTCAGCTGAAGAGATAGCCAAACAACGGGATATTGTAGCTTCCATACACGTGGAGCCTGAGCTTATGAAATACATTGCAGAAGTCATTCAAAATACTCGGAACAGCAGCTCAGTTTCCATCGGAGCTTCACCGAGGGCTTCAGTATTTGTAATGAAAGCCGCACAAGCCTGGGCAGCCATGAACGGCCGTGATTTTATAACTCCGGAAGATGTGAAAGAAGTTATCAACCCTGTGCTGCGACACCGAATTACTCTCACCCCTGAAAAAGAAATGGAAGGGATGAAACCAGACCAGGTAATCCAGATTATTCTGGAAAAAGTGGAGGTGCCGCGGTAATTACCCGTTCAAAAATTTCCCCTCCCGGGAGGGGATTAAGTGGAGGGTCGAGGTTTAAAAAAGCAATTGATTTGAATCATACCTAACCCTCCCCTTTGTTTCCTCTCCCCGGAGAGGAAGACTCCTTAGATAATTTCTCAAAAACTATGAATCCAATCATCATTTTCAAACAAACATATCTCAGCAACCTGTTTTTTCAGGTATTATCGGGAGTGGTTCTCACTTTTTTGGTTGGGTATTTTGTACCTGTTGCAGGGGCTCTGGCTGAGATTCTTTTTTTTGGATTTGTGATTCTTTTTGGGATTGACCTTATTTTGCTCTTCAGTAAAAAGGATCCTCTCACCGGAAACCGCCTGGCTCCAAAACGGCTTTCCAACGGAGACAATAACACTATCCGGCTGCAAATTTCCAACCGCTATAATTTCCGGGTTGATACCGAAATTATTGATGAAATCCCCCATCAGTTTCAGATTAGGAATTTCAATATTTCTTCCGATTTTGATGCCAATGCCGATCAGGAGTTTACTTACGAATTGCGCCCCACTGAACGGGGTGAATATAACTTTGGAAATATCAATGTGTTCGTGGGCACCAAAATTGGATTCGTAAGAAGGAAAGTAAGTCTTCCTGCTGAAGAAACAGTTCCTGTTTATCCTTCTTTCATCCAAATGCGTAAATTTGAGATGTACGCCATTTCAAACCGCTTGACAGATGTTGGCATTAAAAAGATACGTCGCGTCGGCCACACCATGGAATTCGACCAAATTAAGGAATATGTGCGTGGAGATGATGTACGTTCCATAAACTGGAAAGCTACGGCCAGAACAAATGACCTGATGGTCAATCAATATCAGGATGAGCGATCCCAAA from Gracilimonas sp. harbors:
- a CDS encoding DUF58 domain-containing protein; the protein is MNPIIIFKQTYLSNLFFQVLSGVVLTFLVGYFVPVAGALAEILFFGFVILFGIDLILLFSKKDPLTGNRLAPKRLSNGDNNTIRLQISNRYNFRVDTEIIDEIPHQFQIRNFNISSDFDANADQEFTYELRPTERGEYNFGNINVFVGTKIGFVRRKVSLPAEETVPVYPSFIQMRKFEMYAISNRLTDVGIKKIRRVGHTMEFDQIKEYVRGDDVRSINWKATARTNDLMVNQYQDERSQNVINVIDMGRVMKMPFEGLHLLDYAINTSLVISNIALIKDDKAGLVTFSNDDSVVVKPEKKRTHIQRIQEALYNLNTNFLESDYERLVISLRKHVNQRSLVLLYTNFETFSSMERQLPYLQRIAKDHLLVTIFFENTEMTKLLHEESKTIGQIYTKTIAEKFTFEKKQIVKALNQRGIQTILTPPKELSVNAINKYLELKARGLI
- a CDS encoding stage II sporulation protein M; its protein translation is MREVAFLRKNADKWKKFEQLLKNKSNDDPDQLADLYIELSADLAYAQANYPGSKTEQYLNQLSVAVHDEIYRSKKEETGRIITFWTQEIPRLFATKQKELLYSFIVFSLAIGIGILSSINDPSFVRFIMGDAYVNMTISNINEGDPLAVYKKAEEMDMFFAITVNNVRVSFYAFVSGLLTSIGVGVVLLNNGVMVGAFLHFFAEYGLIGEALRVIFIHGSLELSAIVIAGAAGFVVGNGFLFPGTYSRKDSFIKAGREGLKMIVGLVPIFIAAGFLESFVTRYTNMPIWLSLFIIFSSLAFILYYFVLLPMTLKEK
- a CDS encoding DUF4350 domain-containing protein; this encodes MIKKERTYYIILGVLVSAFVLVQILKPKPLDWTESFSAEDKIPYGGYILHELLPYTFPGQDIITNQSPVFEYADTANPKKNWIFINRTFNIDQWETEILLSQVKKGADVFIAARSFGQALSDSLNLTTSLNSPFLGGGNILEDDTVHVNFTNPRLKRDTGYPYYRSTTETFFSNIDSTLKVSTLGINEQKNNNFLRVQLGEGNLYLHSNPTLFTNYFVRDETGSDYALTALSYLPNQTTIWDEYYKDVRSSGGSVVKYVVSEEHLSWAWFLGLSGVLLFMIFRAKRSQRIIPVIKPPKNSSIEFAKTIGSLYLEKGDHKLIADKKIRFFFDYIRTNLGLDTDKIDGHLKKDVSLRSGIEESEIHTLFDLIDMVSSQENISRNELKLLTERIDQFYNLSQR
- a CDS encoding MoxR family ATPase, which gives rise to MSTEEKDTTNTSSENENKDATPFESRTDLSGVESLVNNIRTELGKIIVGQHRMVDLLIAALLADGHVLIEGVPGVAKTLTTKLLAQTIDSDFSRIQFTPDLMPADVIGTSVFNPKTTDFEFKEGPVFSNIVLIDEINRSPAKTQAALFEVMEERQITVDGKTYFMDAPFMVVATQNPIEHEGTYRLPEAQLDRFLFRIDVPYPSLDEEIEILAGSYSRKNKLDISTLAKVISAEEIAKQRDIVASIHVEPELMKYIAEVIQNTRNSSSVSIGASPRASVFVMKAAQAWAAMNGRDFITPEDVKEVINPVLRHRITLTPEKEMEGMKPDQVIQIILEKVEVPR
- a CDS encoding DUF4129 domain-containing protein is translated as MRLSCKIYLSLSLLLILALPISSLAQDNTAPELPADSSDINVRTVDTETLKNITDEQVFEYNEELAQNPESLMSRVYQWIIQVIRYIMDNRWASALLRFIFFGIFALVLIALINQILGGNMTTAFSKKKAKESVSLNIQQSELKTTNYNELLNSALSENRFRDAVRILYLKALQELNETELIVWKQDKTNHDYLRELGTHPVKSPFNRLTYYYEYVEYGDFRIDKKGFENIRDIYRQFQEQAAQS